Proteins co-encoded in one Acidobacteriota bacterium genomic window:
- a CDS encoding rhodanese-like domain-containing protein, translating into MKYLLVITFAILFVTGCDKASTKNTDSGVPNVATEIKEISPAAAQTAVSKAYSQFIDVRTSEEYGGGHAARAENIPLDTLTASFDKLEKNEPVYLICQTGNRSKKAAEILKDAGFNNVLNVTGGTVAWQAAGLPMETRPPHNIPPPK; encoded by the coding sequence ATGAAGTACTTACTAGTTATTACTTTTGCCATACTTTTCGTTACGGGCTGTGACAAAGCCTCGACAAAAAATACTGATTCCGGCGTTCCAAATGTCGCGACCGAAATAAAAGAGATCTCGCCGGCCGCCGCTCAAACCGCTGTTTCGAAGGCTTACTCGCAGTTCATTGATGTTAGGACCTCTGAGGAATATGGGGGCGGTCACGCCGCTCGAGCCGAAAATATCCCACTCGATACGCTTACCGCCAGTTTCGACAAACTCGAAAAAAACGAGCCAGTGTACCTGATCTGTCAGACAGGAAACCGGTCAAAGAAGGCGGCTGAAATTCTGAAGGATGCAGGATTTAATAACGTCCTCAACGTCACCGGCGGAACGGTAGCATGGCAGGCCGCCGGCTTGCCGATGGAGACAAGGCCGCCTCACAATATACCGCCGCCAAAATAG
- a CDS encoding aminotransferase class I/II-fold pyridoxal phosphate-dependent enzyme codes for MSTNFDPSNAIQDFLVFGEFGDVNPSITDSSTFTFMTPDRMEELFDHEIEGCFLYSRHWNPTNKFLSDALARMEDSESAQAKASGMAAISSTIVQLCDSGDEIISSRTIYGGTYALFKNFLPRFRITTHFTDLADLEKVRSLITDKTRVIYCESMSNPLLEVADIPSLSALCKKHGIKLVVDNTFSPMILSPIRHGADVVVHSLTKYINGTSDCVAGAVCASDEFIHRLTDINSGASMLLGAVLDSTRAASILKNMHSLHLRMRQHSVNAMFLAESLRALGLNVYYPGLPEHPQHELLTRLMNPGYGYGGMLAVDVGTLGSANDLMTRMQQEKVGYLAVSLGYFKTLFSAPGHSTSSEIPIEEREAMGLSEGLVRFSVGLDNNIGLSFERIKRCLTDIGVI; via the coding sequence ATGAGTACAAACTTTGACCCCAGCAACGCAATACAAGATTTTCTGGTGTTTGGTGAGTTTGGTGACGTAAACCCGTCGATCACCGATTCGTCTACTTTTACTTTCATGACCCCGGACCGCATGGAAGAGCTTTTCGACCATGAGATCGAAGGGTGTTTTCTGTATTCGCGGCACTGGAACCCGACGAACAAGTTTCTCTCCGACGCACTTGCCCGGATGGAAGACAGCGAATCGGCACAGGCAAAGGCCTCCGGAATGGCTGCGATCTCGTCCACTATCGTGCAATTATGCGACAGCGGTGACGAGATCATCTCATCCAGAACGATATACGGCGGAACCTACGCGTTATTCAAGAATTTCCTTCCCCGATTCCGTATTACGACCCATTTCACCGATCTCGCTGACCTCGAAAAGGTTCGCTCACTCATAACCGACAAGACCAGGGTGATCTATTGCGAATCGATGAGCAACCCGCTGCTCGAGGTGGCTGATATCCCTTCTCTGTCGGCACTTTGTAAGAAGCACGGCATTAAACTCGTGGTCGATAACACCTTTAGCCCGATGATACTTTCGCCGATACGGCACGGGGCGGATGTCGTCGTCCACAGCCTGACGAAATACATCAACGGTACTAGTGACTGTGTCGCCGGTGCAGTCTGCGCGAGCGATGAGTTTATTCATCGGTTAACGGATATCAATTCGGGAGCTTCCATGCTGCTGGGCGCCGTTCTCGACAGCACCAGGGCGGCGAGCATCTTAAAAAACATGCATTCGCTGCATTTGCGCATGCGCCAGCATAGTGTGAACGCGATGTTCCTGGCAGAAAGTCTGCGGGCTCTCGGCCTGAATGTCTATTACCCGGGTTTGCCGGAACATCCGCAGCATGAGCTTCTGACACGCCTAATGAATCCCGGATACGGTTATGGCGGAATGCTTGCTGTTGATGTAGGCACGCTTGGCAGTGCAAACGATCTAATGACCCGAATGCAGCAGGAAAAGGTCGGATATCTCGCCGTGAGCCTCGGGTATTTTAAGACCCTTTTCAGCGCTCCCGGGCACAGCACATCCTCTGAAATACCGATCGAGGAACGCGAAGCGATGGGCCTGAGCGAGGGGCTTGTGCGGTTTTCGGTCGGACTCGATAACAATATCGGCCTTTCGTTCGAACGTATCAAACGCTGCCTTACGGATATCGGCGTCATTTAG